The following nucleotide sequence is from Paenibacillus andongensis.
GAAGACGAACCGAATAATAAAGAGATATTCAGCTATTTTTGGATTACTTATGATGTTGATTGGCCATTGGATTTATTAGCTCCCCGAGTGCAGGAAAGTTGCACTTGCGGAGCCTTTTTTACATTAATTATATAAAATATAAAACTAGCGGAACCCCTTTAAGCATGGAGAGAATAGAATAGATTGTAAGGTTTGGTTTAGTTACTAGTGATAGAAGAAGGAGGTGTGTCCATGGCAACTAAACAGGAATTTATTGAGATCATTGCACCTATTGCAGTGAAGCTTCGCCTAGAGAACTCACCGATCTATCCTTCAGTAAGAATCGCGCAAGCTATGCAGGAGACAGGGGGCAATTTGAATGCGTGGAACAATCTAGTCGGTTATAAGGTTGGTAATGGGCTTCTGACGCCTTATTGGCAGGGGGATCGCGTTTCAACAACGACATGGGAAGTTATTGGAGGTATACGCTATGATAACGTACCGGGAGATTTTCGCGCATATCCGACGATTGAGGCAGGGTTTCGTGATCAGGATTTACTTTTTGGATTCCCTCGTTATGCTAGTGTCAGGACGGCTGGAAGTCCTAGTGAGCAAGCGAAAGCATTGCAAAGCAGTGGATATGCAACGGATCCCTCTTATGCGAGTAAGTTGGATACGATTATTCAAACCTATGGTTTAACTCACTTTGATGAGGAGGTCGTTCGTATGTTAGAGAAATTGCAGGAACAAATCGTAGACTTACAAAATAGAGTTAGTTCCTTAGAGGAGCAAGCGGCGCTGGATGTTGTACCACAATGGGCGAAAGCCGCTGTAGACGCTGCGGTCAAAGCAGCATTAATCGATACTCCGGAGAAAGGGAGTTATGATTTCTATCGATTATTAACGGTGCTGCATCGCAAAGGGATCATCTAATGGCATGGAAGAAAAAAGGCCGCTAGTGTATAACGGGTTATTTCTCCCTAATACACCATGCGGCCTTTAATTTTAACATTATCACCATACTTGGCTTTCATGAGCTTACTTTGCTCTAGCATAAATGCGTAAATTTCTTTCAAACGGTTCTTGCGAGGTTTAATCGTTTCTTTAATTTCACCATTTAGTACAATATCGTAGACGATCATGTCTTTCGCTCCTTTGTTTTGTCTTTCTACTATCATTGTAGGCTATGAATATTAATTGACGATTAAAATTTCTTTTCAATTGTGTGAACAAGTTTAAAGTTTTGTTAAGTGAGCGTAAAGTATTTCTAAGATTTCGATCAATTTTTTTTATCGGCAGACGGAAGGATTAGCGTGTGCATAACTTTATGCACAATATCCCCTATCCATACAGCGCGTTTATGGGACATATTAACAATCTACCCACAGGATATGCACATGTATCTGTGGATAACGGAACGCTTGTTCTAATTTTGCCCCCATGATAATATAATTACAAATTATAGAATAAAGGTGATTTCAGTGAGACAAATTAGTGACGAAACATTGATCGACTCTTATTACAAAGCATTGGATTTGAGATTGGAATCAGATTTTGTTGACCTGTTGCTCGCAGAAATACAGAGACGTAATTTAAAACTGCACGTCTACATCAAGGATGAAACCCCGCTAAACTAGAGCGTTTCTTCATGAAGTTATTTGGATGGTAAAATTCTGGTGGCAGTTGGCGCAGTTTACCAGATGAAGGCATTGATTATGCTGTGAATCTAGTGTCCCATCTGACATGGAGATATCATCAATCTCTCGATAAGGAGAGTAGGGGCCTAGATAGTCACTCCATTTTCCGCAATCATTCATCTGTTGTGAACAAACAGGACACTCGGCATTCAGCTCCTGTAGACCGTTGCAAACTGGACATATATATGACAAAGGGGTATTCCTCCTAATCCATAGATTAGGTTTAGAATACCCCATTTTATTTAAGAAGATTAAAATTTTAAGTTACTACTGTGTCCAGGTGAAAGCTTTGCATTAGGATCGATATAGACTTTAGCGTTATTAATTGCAGTAGGTGCTTCACCGAAGCCAACAGCAATCAGTTTCAATTTCCCCGGATAAGTTGTGATATCTCCAGCAGCGAAGATGCCTGGAATGTTTGTTTCCATTCTGGAGTCAACAACGATTGAGCCGTTTTCAATCTCAAGGCCCCACTCGGAGATCGGTCCAAGGGAAGAAACGAAGCCGAAGTTAATGATAACAGCGTCGACATCATGTACGGTTTCTTCGCCTGATTTGATATCTTTAAGCGTGACTTGTTCAATGCGGTCACTACCGTGAAGTTTAGTGATTTCCGTTGGAGTTACAACGTTTACTTTGGAGTTCATCAGGTTTTCTACACTGTGCTCATGTGCACGGAATTTATCTCTACGGTGAATAAGCGTAACTTTCTCCGCGATAGGCTCAAGCATTAAAGCCCAGTCAACAGCTGAATCGCCGCCGCCGCTGATTAACACTTTCTGGCCAGCAAA
It contains:
- a CDS encoding glycoside hydrolase family 73 protein, which produces MATKQEFIEIIAPIAVKLRLENSPIYPSVRIAQAMQETGGNLNAWNNLVGYKVGNGLLTPYWQGDRVSTTTWEVIGGIRYDNVPGDFRAYPTIEAGFRDQDLLFGFPRYASVRTAGSPSEQAKALQSSGYATDPSYASKLDTIIQTYGLTHFDEEVVRMLEKLQEQIVDLQNRVSSLEEQAALDVVPQWAKAAVDAAVKAALIDTPEKGSYDFYRLLTVLHRKGII
- a CDS encoding mechanosensitive ion channel protein MscL; protein product: MIVERQNKGAKDMIVYDIVLNGEIKETIKPRKNRLKEIYAFMLEQSKLMKAKYGDNVKIKGRMVY
- a CDS encoding sporulation histidine kinase inhibitor Sda; protein product: MRQISDETLIDSYYKALDLRLESDFVDLLLAEIQRRNLKLHVYIKDETPLN
- a CDS encoding NAD(P)/FAD-dependent oxidoreductase, translating into MNERETNQDIVDIIVIGGGPAGMFASFYAGMRQASVKIIESMPQLGGQLAALYPEKYIYDVAGFPKVTAQELVDNLLAQMKHFQINTCLEEKVHQVIKKEERLFEITTDKGIHYSRAVIISGGVGAFEPRRLELPEAAQFEKKNLHYFVSDLNAFAGQKVLISGGGDSAVDWALMLEPIAEKVTLIHRRDKFRAHEHSVENLMNSKVNVVTPTEITKLHGSDRIEQVTLKDIKSGEETVHDVDAVIINFGFVSSLGPISEWGLEIENGSIVVDSRMETNIPGIFAAGDITTYPGKLKLIAVGFGEAPTAINNAKVYIDPNAKLSPGHSSNLKF